CCTGAGCAGCCTCTGCACACCCTCCCTCCTGAATACGGGGTTGCGCTCAGCCAAGCTTCACACCCCCAAGCTTACCCTTAACCTCAATCAACCTTCTTCTAATAAGACCCTTCAGAAGCTGGTTGAAGAGGGCTTCAACATTCTCCCCGGTCTTAGCTGAGGTCTCGATGTAGGCGGCGCCGAGCTCAGAAGCCCTCTTCTCAGCCAACGCCCTATCAACACCCCTCAGATGAGCCAGATCCAGCTTGTTCCCAACGAGCCAAACGGCGGGCTTCACATCAACCCGCCTGACCAAGGCTTCGTAATACCGCTCCGCCTCGCTTAAGGTGGCTGGTCTGCAGATATCGTAGACTACGAGCGCACCCTCCGTGTTAGCGAAGAACCCCTCATCGCCGTCCACCTGCTCAACACCCGGGTCCCAGAAGAGCAGCTTAAAGCAGCAGTCCAAAACACGGTAAGCCTTCTCAGACACCGTGGCTCTGATGGTTGGGATATACTCCTGCTGAAACTCCCCTGACAGATGCCTGCTCAAAAGGCTCGTCTTACCAACCGCATTAGCACCCAGCAAAACCACCTTAAAAGACCTCTCTAGCATAACACCACCAGCCAGCTGGTCGATCAAAGCCGCATCCCATACCGAATTCCCCCCCCCTTTTCGCTTAAAAAAGATATTAAGCTTTCTTCTCCATTTCTTCTGGTTCATCGTCCAATTTCTGTAGCCGTTTACCCTG
This genomic interval from Nitrososphaerota archaeon contains the following:
- a CDS encoding GTP-binding protein, encoding MIDQLAGGVMLERSFKVVLLGANAVGKTSLLSRHLSGEFQQEYIPTIRATVSEKAYRVLDCCFKLLFWDPGVEQVDGDEGFFANTEGALVVYDICRPATLSEAERYYEALVRRVDVKPAVWLVGNKLDLAHLRGVDRALAEKRASELGAAYIETSAKTGENVEALFNQLLKGLIRRRLIEVKGKLGGVKLG